The nucleotide window CAAGGGCCCAGCCTCTGCTAACAAGTTCACCACCTGAACATAGGAATGACTTTTTAAGCAACCAGCCTGCCTCCGAATCGTCACTCACAACTTTAGATGTCCGCACCCGTCGTCTGTCATGCACCTGTCACCTGAGGTCGGCAGAGCACTCCCCACCCTTCTGTCTCTAACCTGGCACTGCCCATGTCCCCTGACCGGAGATCAGCACAGTCACCTCCAAATGTCCAAAGGTGACACTCAAGATGAGTAATTACATCCAGACACATGGCCACTGACCAACCAGAATGGCCACAGTTGTAGGCCCAGACAATGACTCTTTGGTTCCTGGACCACGGGAGAGGTCTAGAAGCTTCCAAGGGGGGTCGGAGTAGCTGAGGTAGCTCAGACAAACTGTCGTGGAAGCAGTTTGACAGTTTCATGGCTGGTGTGGCCACACTGATGTGTGGGTGCCTGGGGCCCACAGAGCACACCCTGGGACATGCCATCTGCCACACACATTTGGAAAACCTGCCCCCCAGCCGGATATTCACACACCTGCCAAGCCCTGGGGTCTGACACCTTAGGAAGTCTCCCTGtggctctccccaccccacccctggaaAGTGCAGCCGAGCTGCCCCTCCTGCTGTGCCCGCTCCTGTCCTCGGACCGTGTACAGCAAGGATGCCAGGAGCAGGCAGGCCCTTGCACACGGACTTTCCATGATCTTTCTAATCACGTGTCCACCCATATTTACAACTGCAGATAAAGAAGAGAAGGCAGACCAGTCCCTGGGGGGTATATTCCTGCCTTTGGGCTTTTCTGGAGTCCTGGGGAGCAGGAGAGGCCACTGCACCCTGGGGCCGAGGACACCAACCTCCCAGAAGGAGAGATTTCCAACCCCAGCTCTGCcgtttaccagctgtgtggccttgaacgCGTCACTTCATTTCTGAGACTCtgctttctcttctgcaaaatggggacaatagcAGTTCTTGCCACGCAGCATAGCTGTTACGGCCACGTAAGATGCCGGGGGCTTTGCCAGCGCCGGGCACACAGCGAACTCCTGATCAGTGGTTGCTGTTAGTATTAAATGTGTGCATTGTGCAAACAGGAGAGAATATGCTCCTGTGATTGACAGTCCGCCTTTTCACTCAGCCCATCACAAACACGCCAACAAATACTTCTCCACGACATCAGTTTTAACAGCCAGATGTCCCAAGGCTTGCTGCTACGTGGGGACGTAGCAGCAAGCCTTGCCACTTCAAATGGACATTTAAGTGGCCAGTGAGCTGTCCTGATCGTGGACAGAAGCTATGCAACCCAGGGAGATGTCACGGAGGGTTTCTCCGCTGCTGCGGGTGGCGGGCCTGTTTGCTGCAGGACTCTGGGGTAGACAGAGAGTGTCGCCTGTGAAATGTGGCTGTGGGCAGAATTCGTGGCGGTGGCAAATGCACTCTACGCTGTCGGAGGGGGTGACATTAATGCTACTCTGACCACCGCCGTCCTGTCCTAGAGAAACGACGGACCCACCGAGATCGAGGGCAAGGGAGTGGCACAGAGCGAGGGCCCTGGGTGGGGCTGAAGGCGGGGGCTCCAGTCCCCACCCTGCTGCTGACAGAGAGTTTTCTCCTCTGTCGGGGGTCAAATGTCAGCGTCCTGTTCCAAAGCTTGCCGTGTGGATTGACTGAGAGAGTCCATGTGTAAACACTTagcgcagtgcctggcatgcagacAGTGCTCAATAAATCCCAGCTGTCACTTGTTATTCCTGTGAACTCTGTGACTTTGGCAAACCACATCCCCTCTCTAGACCTCTGTTTTCACCTCCCCGTGATGAGGGCTTTGGGGTAGATGGAGCTGCATCCCATGCCGCCTGAGCCTGTTCTCCTCCAAGTCAACTCGGCGCCTCGGCTTCTCTGGGGGACAATCGAGCACCGCGAGGGCAGAACAGCAGCCGGGAGCTGTCCCTGGAGCTGAACTTGCAGGAGGGCCGCCTGGCGGTGGAGGCCCAGGGGTGTGGGAGGTGGGCTGGCGATAGCAGAGGGGATGGCCAGAGTGGGGGAGACCTGTGTCCCCTGGGCACAACTGAGCCTCTCGTGCCAGGACAGCTCATGGAGTCAGCCTTCCCTGTCCTTTCAGGCAGTCCCAGCTGTGGCCGTCCCCTCTGCCACCGCTTTCCCTCCCCCTCAGCCCCCCTCCACTCATCTCTGTGGCCCCAACTTCAGTGGGTCCTAAAACAATCACATCTTTCGGGCAAGCTGATGAAAATACCCAACAGCCAGTGTGCTCAGGGCAGCCTCGGTCGCAACAGCCCAGACTGGAAGCAGCCCGGCGCTCGTCAACGGGGCCGTGGATAGACATGCTGCAGTCTGACCCGACCGTGCAATATTACACAGCAGCAAACATGGATGAACTGCCCTTGGGCACAACACGGATGCGCGTCTCAAACAGTCCCATGGAGCAAAGTGAGCGAGACTTAGCTCTGCGTTCCTGGGCCATAAAGCTCACGAACAGGGCGTTTCCAGACCCCGATGGGCACACCAGCCGCTGTGGGGGGAAGTTCAGCTCCAGGTGGGTCTCCAGGAGGCCCCTGTGTGTGACACGGCCCAGGCTCCACCTGCTCCCTCACCTGTCAGGTGCGGTGCTGTGGGAGGGACGCTCGCCAGGACTACGAACGACTCTTGGTTGATGCGGTGACTGTTGGCGTGGGGTGATgcccccacaccccagccccaCGGGAGGCAGAACCGCCCACCCCGGGCCGCAGGCGCCCAACGGCCCTGACCCCTCAGGGGCTGTGTCCCGGGTTCGGTGCAGCTGGCGGAGGTTCCCGCGGCTGCTGGAGCAGATCCACTcacttggcttaaaacaacacactgAGTCCCGCCGCTCGGAGGGTCAGAGGTCGACACGGACCGCCCAGGGCTGCACCAGGGTGTCCCCGGGGCgggctccttctggaggctccagagaAGGATCCTCTCCTACCTGCTCAGCTTCTGCGGCCCCCACGTTCCTTGGCACCTGTGTCCCCTTCCGTGTGACAGCTACAAGCCGGCGAGGCCCTCTCATGGCCCGTCCCTCCGCCCCTCTCCCCGCCACCCTCCTCCGCTTATGAGAACCTCGTGGTTACATAGCGCTCACCTGGGTGATCCGGCATACTCTCCTCACCTCGCGGTCAGCTGATCCCAGCCACAGCTCCGTGTGCACCCCCGGCGCTGCTCCACTGTGTGAGGGCACACATTCCCGGGCCTGAGGATTAAAACAGGGACATCTCTTGACCTAATAGGACagcaaaaagtaaacaaacaaaaaaaccccgtGGACATCTCTGGAGCCGTTCTCCTGCCGACCACGTCTGTCCACATCTGCTGCGTGTACTAGAATCCGTGGCGTGCCCACCCGGGTGCACGGGGCAGCTCCCTCGCAGGGTCGGTGCTGAGGTTTCGCCGCGCTGACTCGCGGAGCCAGGGGCTGGCCCAGCGCTGTGCCGAGTTGCCGCGGGACTCGGCGTTGTCTCTGCTCCAAGCAGGACCTGCCTGGGCCTCGTCTCGCGCCCGGGATGGCGCGCGGCATTCGTGCCCACCGCGGCAGTCCGGCTGCCATGCAGGCCTGGGGGCCTGACCCCCAGGGGCTTTCACTTCCTGGTTAAGTGTTGGAAACCTGCCTCCCAGCCTGTGTCGCTGCAGAGGCCCCTGGGCCAGTGAAGGACACATCCGGGAAACTCCAGAGCAACTCGGCGGACGGCTGTGCAGTCCCAGCCACCAGCGAGCCGCCCCTGTGCTCCAGGCACCTGCGAAGCCTCACTGGGAGGTCTGGGATCCTGCCTGGACCCCCACAGCCTCAGTACAAGCCATCCACACCCCCGCCCCATGCCGTATTCCACCAGGGATGACAGGCAGGGTGTGTGGGTCAGTGTGTCCCCGGCCCAGAATCAAGTCTCAGGCTCAGCACACCTGGCGCAGGTGGGCGGGCGGTGGGGCAGGGGCGTGGCTGGGGCCGGCTGGCAGTGGTGGCGGATACGTTTTCAGTCTGGATTCAGGATGGAGACTGTGACACAGTGGCCAGTGCCCCCTCGTTCCTTGGCCTGTGCATCTGTCCTGTGGGGACACCACGTGCTCAGTGTAGGGGACGGGGCGGGGACGCCAGCTGGTTTCCTGCTGTGTTCTGATTGACATATCATTAAAGGCAGAGTTCTGAGAATTAGACTCAGAAGCCAGTGGGGGCTGGTGCCGAGACTCCTGCCTGCTGGAAGAGCGTCTCGGGGTCCGAGCGGCAGGCCGGGCTGTGGGGCCCACGGCACGGGGCTCCTCGGAGCCACGCAGGTGTGGGCTGGGGCCTCCACGCCTGTCCGGGAAGGAGCACCTCAcgcctctctcttctctcctctagACCTGTCTGGTTGTCACCGGGGTCAACAGGCCTCTACCTGCCTGTGGGTGAACGAGGAGTGGGAGCAAATAACCTAACCCCCCGGAGGCGGGCACCTTCTGCATCTCCCGCATCTGCCCTGAGCCAGAGATCTGGCTGCACCTCAGCGTGGGCTGCGGGTGCAGCCCCTCTGGCCTGTTGTCCAGCATAGATGTCAGCTCTGTCTGAAAGACTGTGGTCTGGGGACCCTCTCCCTTCTCCGCAGGTGGCCACTGGTTCCTGCTGGTGCAAGATCTGCCACCCATGACCAGAGGTGTCCACCCCAATGTCCCCCCAGGAGGCCCTGGGCCACCACCTGGccacctcctcctcaccccccacccctgccatctCCTGCCATCCTcctgccaggccccacccccaccgtAAAGGAAATCCTATTAGTCCATTCAGACTGACATGAAAACATGATGTGGACACCGTGGGGCCCTTGCTCCCCCCCAGTTCCCTGACTCTGtaactcccagcccagcccccgcccccacaccAGCCGCTGAGTCACCGAGCCCCAGGCCCTCCCAGCTGCATGGGGTCCTCCCAGGATGTCAGCGGAGGGGATGAATGAATTGTTCCAAAATCCAACAGACAGTTGCATTTTAGATAAGAGTTTTAGCATTTTCTGACATTACCAACTCCTAAAGCTGCTAGGCAGCCGGAGAAACCAGCTGCCCTTGTGCAAAGCGTCAGTGTGGGCTTGGGCCAGCCAGGGCCGACTTCCAGGGGCAGCCTGGGAGCAGGCTGCTCATTTAGACCAGTGTTTCTCCTGCAAACGGAAAGGATTTCTGATGTTATGTAAAACATAATGGTTTGATGCCACTTAAAACGCTAAACACGGTAATTACTTAGACTGTGCACATCAGGCACCCACGTTCCCCAGTCGCTGCACGTGGTGTTTACCTGCACCCCGTGCAGCCTCCAGATCTGAGGTTTGGTGACAGATGGTGACAGCAGCCCTGAAATAGAAGCCACCTAAACACAAACCTGTGCTGTGAGAGGAAACCCAGATTCCCTCAGGCCGCCACAGAGACATTTCATAAAAGTGGATTTGGCGTGTTTTGCGGTGCATTGTTTATGATCGTGAGAACAGGTTTcctttttcttagttattttcaaatttcactggtttcaaatttcactttttatataaaaaagcacagtggaacttaaaaaaaaaaacaatgacagTCTCACATGGATACTCAACACAAACGCTAAGGGAAGAGCAGACGCTGGTGATTTGGGATGTGGCCTTTCGACTCCCAAGGGGAGGGAGGGCTGCGCCGGGCACAGTCTGAGAGCTCAGTCCCAACCATCGCGAGGCACGAGCAGACTGGCCAGACGTATTGCATGAAACCACAAGTGCAGGCCACGGGGGTTAATGTTTGGTggttttaattattcttttaatcaTCACCACCATCGTCACCCTCACCACCATtatcagcatcatcatcatcactgtcatcactaacatcaccatcatcatcaccaccatcatcatcatcaccgtcatcaccatcatcaccatcatcaccatcaccatgaccaccatcatcatcaccatcatcactaacatgatcaccatcaccatcatcgtgtccattatcaccatcatcctcatcactgccatcatcaccatcactatcagCAACATCATCACcttcattatcaccatcatcatcaccatcagcaACATCATCAAAATGTGCCttttcaattttagaaatgaaaaatattctctcAGAAATATCCACTGACAGACCAAACAACAGATAACACGCAGATGAAGAGGGAGTTTGTTGactagaaaatagaagagaagaagTGACCCAGCAGAGAGAAGGGGACAGTTTGAAAGGGGATCCGAGAGGCACAGAGCAGAGAAGGCGGGAGGCTGAGTCCGAGCAGTCCcggagggagggatgggggagcGGCCCCATTCACCCAAGATGACTGAGGATTTCTCAGAATCGATGAAAGATAAGAACTCTCAGAAtctcactactgggcatctacccaaaggaacaaaagacattctgtgaaAAAGGCATccgcactcgaatgtttatagcagcacaattcacaatcgcaaagatgtggaaacaacccaagtgcccatcaatacatgagtggattaataaaatgtggtacatgtataccatggagttctcctcagccacaaaaaacagtggtgatctagcaccccttgtagtaccctggatggagctggaacccattctactaagtgaagtatcccaagaatggaaaagcaaacaccacatgtgctcaccatcaaattggtattaactgaccaacacttaagtgcacatatagtcgtaacattcatcgggtgtcgggcaggtgggagggggaggagggggtgggcatAGTCACACTAATGGGCGTGGTGCACCtgctgggggatggacacgcttgaagctctgacctgggtggagcaaaggccatatatgtaacctaaacatttgtacccctgtaatatactgaaataaaaaaaaaaaagaaaagaactctcAGGTGCAGGAACCTCAGTGAACACCAGGGAgggtaaatttaaaaatccacatttagttaaaatgtactaaaatgtaaataaatattgaattaaattaCATAGCAGTCCACTAAATTGTGGGTTAAAGCCAGAGCTCTGTTAGCAGGTGAGGGGAAAGGCGAGCCGCTGACCCCACCGCGAGACCCGAGACCCGGGGATGGAACCGCATCCCCGAGGAATGAGGAGGGTGGACCACAGCGCCGGAGCGAGCGTCCCGCTGACTTCTTGTTCAAGGACTTGGGGAAGACAGAGGAGCGTAGCTTCTCCCTGCGAGAACCTTGTCAGTGGGACGCCTGCAGGATGCCACTGCGGGAGAATGATCGTGGTGCCAGCGAAGGCCACGCAGGAGGGACAGCCTGGGGCCCCACCATCCCCGCCCTCCACGCCCCCCAGCAATGGGGCCCCGGGGGGTAGCTGGGCACAGGCCGGTTACGTCTGAGGTGGCAAAATGTTTGGTCAGGTTGTGGCCTTGGGTGATGGGCTGCAACCTGGCCCCATCTCGGAGGGGTCTCCCTTGCAGGGCTGTGTCCGCACCTGCGGAGGCCGGGGGCCAGGTGCCGGGGTCCGGGGAGAACCTGCTGGGAGCTTGGTAACACAGATTCCCAGGTCCTGGCCCGCTTCGGTCCGTCTGGGGGACCCTGGAATGTGTATTCCCCACTGGGTCAGGTGTCAGGTGACCAGGAAGCCCCCGGAGAAGAGTGCTCGGCCAGCCACGTCCCCAGAACCTGACCTTCCGCAGCGGGTGGAGGGGGAGCGCCCTGGCGGGAAGTGCAGGGCTGCGACGGGGCGCGGGAGGCCGGGGCTCAGAGGGGACCCTGGCGGCAGATGGGGAGGCGCTGGGGTGGCACACGCGGGTGTCCTCCTCTAGTCCCAGCGGAGGTCTCTgagcctcctgctccctgccCGGAGGACAGCTGTCAGAGGGTGCGCCTCCGGGGACTTCGCAGGAGCAGTTCTGCGTTGGGATTCTGCCTGGGGCCGCCCTTTCTCCCCAGTGGCCCCCGCCCCAGGCCCAAGCCCGGTGGTCAagctccccccccaccccacccccccggcgTGGGCGGCCACCTCTGCTCCCGCCCGGAGGCTCAGACTCCCCGAGGTGCCCAGAGAGTGTTCTGCCTGAGCGACAGGACTGCTCCAAGCAGGAGGGCGTTGGTGCTGCTGGGgggaaggggcggggggggggtgccttccccaacccccccaaGGCTTGTGCCGACGGGTGGGCAGGCACGGCGTCCGCGCACATGAGcctctgctgccccctggtgTCCTGAGGCGCCACCTGCCGCGAGTCCAAAGCCAGGCTCTCTCCTGAGGGGTCtgcgggagggggtgggggcagggtgcaCGGGCTGGGGGTCTCAGAGCAGTCCCCCTAGAACCAGAAATGACGTTCCGTTCTGCATGCTGGTGTCCTGGGAGTGGCAGACACACTGCCCAGCAGCAGGGCCCccaccttccctgccccccaggcAGCTTGGGTGGGCGTCTTCCTGCTCAGCCTgggggagccaggctggggccagTGGTGGGAACGGGGCTGGACGCAGGCAGACAGCTGGCTTGGCCCAGGTGACCCTGCTGTCCTCACACATGGAGCAGGTACAGGACCCACCCGCAGGGTGGCCGAGAGGCCGGACAGTTCTCGGCAGAGCGAGGTGGTCTTGCGTCCATACCATGGACGTTTGTGTCCCAGTGGCATGAGGGACTCGGGTGGGTGGGCTGACCCTGCGGGGATGCCGCCAGCCTGGCTCTGGCTTCGAGGCCCACCGTGCCCACAGGGCTCTGGGGGCAGACCAGGCGCCTTGAGGGCCAGTCTTGAGGGGAGGAGTgtcacaggcagggctggggcaccGCGGTGGGAGTGGCTTGAGATGCAGGGGTCCGAGGTGCTCACGGGTGCGGGTTCTGTGACCAGTGTTGGTCACACACAGGATGCAGTGGAGAGCAAGATTGGAGACAGTGGGCCGTGACTGCGGCCATGTGCCGTGTGCGGTGAGTGTGTGATGTGGTGTCACTGCTCAGGGCCTGCTCAGGGAGAGGGAGTTGGCAGGACAGTGTCGGGCACAACTGCAGGCAGGAGGCCAGTCCAGAGACTGAGCATTGGGGGGGAGGCCTGGGGGGTGCTGACATCGGAGCctgtgatgggggagggggaggaggagctgtCATCAGAGCCTgtgatggggggagggggtcGGGGGGCTGACATCAGAATCAGAGCCTGTGATGGGGGGAGGGAGTTGGGGGGCTGACATCAGCCTGTGATGGGGGAGAAGGTCGGGGGGCTGACATCAGAGCctgtgatgggggagggggtcagGGGACTGACATCAGCCTgtgatggggggagggggtcagGGGGCTGACATCAGAATCAGAGCctgtgatgggggagggggtcagGGGACTGACATCAGCCTGTGATGGGGGGAGAAGGTCGGGGGGCTGACATCAGAGCCTgtgatggggggagggggttggggggctgaCATCAGAGCCTGAGATTGGGACCTACTGCTGGGCATGTGGTGGCCGCTGTTTTGCCTGCTGGTCCTTGCATCCCCTCGAGACTTGGACGGGTGAAGTCCCCTCCTTGGTGCCAGCCATACGCTGGTGCCCACAGGCAGTGGTCCAAGCAGGAGGGGCCCTGGCTCGCCCTGCCCACGTCCCATTCTCCCCCCAGCTTTGGGGACCAGAGGGCTTCACCCTCCCCATGACACACCGTCCCTGCAATCCCTGGCAGTCTGAGATTGGACAAGTGACATCCAGGCCCAGAGACCAAGTAGGTGGGAGGATGGCGGGCCAGGCCACAATGACATCCTCCCCTCTGGTGTCCGGTGGCCAAGCCGGCACTGCCGGTTGGGCTGTGGTGGGAGGCGGCCCAGAGCAGCTGGGCAGGGCAGTGGTCACAGCGCGTGCTGTGGCCTCAGACTGACCCAGGGCTCCATGCAGCTCTTACGACCCCCAGTGTGAGGCTCCCGCAGGGGCCTGCGTGCAAGCCAGGGGCGGTGGTGGGTACACAGAGGGCACCCGAGGCTCCGGCTGTGTGGGCCCCAGGGCCCCTCTGCTCAGAGAACCAGGCTGCTCCGCCACTGTGCTCATCAAACTGAACTTCTTTATTAAGTGCCAAGGGTCCGGGCGGGCGCTGTCCCCGGCAGCCCCCTCTGCCGAGGCCTGTGCTTGGTGAGCTTCCCCGGAGCAGGAGTCCTGGCTGGGTGGGGGCCCTGCTCCCGACGGGCGTGTAAAGCTTCTCCAGTCTGTAGTGTGGCGCTCACTTCACATGCTCGGCGGCGTGCGAGGAGCAGTAATACTTCTTGTGGGCGATGAACGTGGACAGGCTGCTGAACTTGATGTTGCACAGACGGCAGTACCTGTGGTTGCCGTTGGGCACGGGCGCCGGGGCGCCCTTGCCAGGTGTCTGCACGCCCTTGTCCGAGAGGGAGGGTGGTGGTGGCGGCGACGACGGGGGCGGGCCGGGCCGCGGGCTGCCGCTGGCTGGGCCGGGCGGCGGCTCGGGGGGCTCAGGGCCGGGGCCGTCCCGGGGGCCGCGGGGTCCGGGCTGCGGGGAGGCGgcgggcgagggcgagggcgaggcgGCGGGTGGGGGACCGCGCTCCGCGGGCGTCCGGGCCTCGGCCCCCGGGCCGGCCAGGGGCGCGCCCAGCAGCAGGCCGTGCGCCAGGCCGAAGTGCTGCAGCAGGTCCCCGCGCACCGGGCCGCCGGCCGGGCAGTAGGGGCAGGCGGCGGCGGGCAGGCCGAGTGCGCCGGGTGGCGGCACGGCGGGGCACGAGTACTTCTTGTGCGCCAGGTAGGCCTCGAGGCTGTGGAAGCTCACGCGGCAGGCCGTGCACTCGTGGTAGTCGGCCAGCGCGGGCGGCCCGGGCGCGGGCTGGCGCCGCGGCTTCTTGCTCAGGTCGATGGGGCCGTCGGCGGCAGGGCCTGGCGAGAGCGCGGGGccagggccggggccggggccgctgcttgcgctcgtgggccgcggcgacgCGGGCGCCTCGGGGGGCACGGCGGGGGCCGCGTGCAGCTCGTGGAGCTTGCGGCGCCGGCGCGTGCGCACAGGCGCGGCGGGGAGCGCGGGGGGCGCCGGGCGGCGCGGCGGCGGGTCGTGGCGCGAGGCGCAGTAGTAGCGCTTGTGCACCGTGTAGGTCTCGTGGCGGCTGAAGCGGATGTTGCAGGCCTCGCACAGCGTGCGGCTGGGGTCGTCGTCTGCGTCGTCCACCGAGCTGCCCGGGCTCTGGCTGCCCTCGCTGCCCCGGCCGCCCGCACCATCCTCGGGGGTGGCCGCGCCGCCCGCGCCGTCCTCGCGCGCCCCGGGGCCCGGCGACGAGCGCGCTGCGTCGGGCTCCGCGGGCGGGCCGGGAGGCGCGCGGGCCGGACCGGGGGCCGCCTTGGGCCTGCGCGCGGTGGGCGCGTCCTCGGGGGCGCGGCGGCCGGAGCAGTAGAGGCGCTTGTGCACGTAGTAGTTGTTGACGTTGCTGAAAGTGATCTCGCACTCGAAGCACGTTGCGCCCTTGGGGGCCCCCGCGAAGAGGCCAGCCTGCGCGCCCCCGGCACCCTGCTGCAGCCGGCTGTGCACCAGCTCCGACATCTTGGCCAGGATCTCCGAggcggggggcgcgggggccgggggcgccgTGCCCGCGTCGGGCGCGAACACGTACTGCGGCAGGAAGAGGGCCCCTGCCAGCCCCAACTCCCCAGGCACCGGGCTGGAGCCCGGCGTGGGGCTGGACAGCTCGGCCTTCACCCTGGCCGGGGCGGGGCTGCGTGGCGACGGGGTCCGCGATGGGGCCTGGGGCCCTGGCTCACCGGGGGCGCGGGCCGCCTCTGGCTCCTCTGCGGCCTCCACCTTGATGCtcctgggggctgctggggacTCGCTGCTGCCCCCATTCTGGGGGGCCACTCCGTTGGTGGCCTCGGCTGCGGCCTTCCTGTCCAGTCCCGGCGACAGGGTGGGCACCAGGCCCAGGTCTGCGGAGGCCAGGGGGCCGGGCAGCGCCCCGTGCTGCTGGAAGCTGGCCAGACTGTCTGCAGGGAGACCACAGGGGCCCACTTCAGGCCTGGGGCAGGACCTGGCTGGGCTAGAGCCGGAGGGGTGAGCCCCAGCAGCTGGTTTAGGGCCAAGGCTGAAATTGGCCCCCACTTGACTTGTTGAcaagccccctccctccccactcctccgAGACCCAAGAAGCAGCGGTGGCCTCAACCAGCCCACTCACCTGGGGGCAGCTTGGCAGCTGGGTGTCCGGTCCCTGGCGAGTAGATCTCGCCCTTAGAGCCAGGCTGGCAGACCATGTGGTTGGTGACCAGGTGGCTGTAGAGGATGTCCCTTGTGGTAGAGACGAAGCCACAGCTGTGACAAACACCTGTGGGCCACGTGGTGGTCAGGGCCCTGGGGCCAAGGGCGAGGCCCACAGGCCCCTCGGCCCGCCCGCCTACCTACCGCTCAGCGTGTCCGTGTGCACCTTGAGGTGCCGCTCGCAGTTGGCCTTGGTGGTGAAGGCCGACAGGCAGATCAGGCACACGAACGGCCGCTCCCCTAGAACGCACGCCAGTGAGGGCCAGCGCCGGCAGCCTGCCCCGCCTGGGCTCCCGCGACCGGGAAGGCGGGCGCTGGCCCCAGGGCCTTGATCTGTGTGGGGGGCTCCTGAAACTCCGCCTCTGGTCTCTCAGGACGGCGGCCAGAGCCCAGCCCTGAGCTGGCC belongs to Eulemur rufifrons isolate Redbay chromosome 23, OSU_ERuf_1, whole genome shotgun sequence and includes:
- the ZFPM1 gene encoding zinc finger protein ZFPM1, with product MSRRKQSNPRQIKRSLGDMESGEEAQAADASLAEREAVAPEPRSPGSADVKSPPPPPPPTSPGGPEETEGTEPRPQEEEEEESGSPWSGPDALEPVLQDGQRRVRARRSLAAGLSWGPFTGNVQTRASSPRQAEPSPALTLLLADEACWLRTLPQALTQAEANTEIYRKDDALWCRVTKPVPAGALLSVFLMPEPCGTPSHPVKKEPAEPACPAPAHSDIQLLPQQAGMASILATAVVNKDVFPCKDCGIWYRSERNLQAHLLYYCASRQSAGSPATAAADEKPKETYPNERICPFPQCRKSCPSASSLEIHMRSHSGERPFVCLICLSAFTTKANCERHLKVHTDTLSGVCHSCGFVSTTRDILYSHLVTNHMVCQPGSKGEIYSPGTGHPAAKLPPDSLASFQQHGALPGPLASADLGLVPTLSPGLDRKAAAEATNGVAPQNGGSSESPAAPRSIKVEAAEEPEAARAPGEPGPQAPSRTPSPRSPAPARVKAELSSPTPGSSPVPGELGLAGALFLPQYVFAPDAGTAPPAPAPPASEILAKMSELVHSRLQQGAGGAQAGLFAGAPKGATCFECEITFSNVNNYYVHKRLYCSGRRAPEDAPTARRPKAAPGPARAPPGPPAEPDAARSSPGPGAREDGAGGAATPEDGAGGRGSEGSQSPGSSVDDADDDPSRTLCEACNIRFSRHETYTVHKRYYCASRHDPPPRRPAPPALPAAPVRTRRRRKLHELHAAPAVPPEAPASPRPTSASSGPGPGPGPALSPGPAADGPIDLSKKPRRQPAPGPPALADYHECTACRVSFHSLEAYLAHKKYSCPAVPPPGALGLPAAACPYCPAGGPVRGDLLQHFGLAHGLLLGAPLAGPGAEARTPAERGPPPAASPSPSPAASPQPGPRGPRDGPGPEPPEPPPGPASGSPRPGPPPSSPPPPPSLSDKGVQTPGKGAPAPVPNGNHRYCRLCNIKFSSLSTFIAHKKYYCSSHAAEHVK